From a single Xyrauchen texanus isolate HMW12.3.18 chromosome 26, RBS_HiC_50CHRs, whole genome shotgun sequence genomic region:
- the LOC127619628 gene encoding E3 ubiquitin-protein ligase RNF19A-like: MKCFYVDDLNDQVEIQPGNTKLTRVAQFEPCGSREQLALSSSPCLNTSRSPLKILSPLPSPSPSSSPPLPVEAPQSFGNHSASSGAMSLHHQQQGSERDLPSATSSISLPSVRKTPKKHRLSLRSLFRRRCGDPKSCKSRALAAGVDVIASVESVHSEMCQQQDHASALSAPGVASTSSSSSSSSASTSELLECPLCLLRLTRDRFPDIMTCRHRSCADCLRQYLRIEISESRVNISCPECSERFNPHDICMILNDRVLMEKYEEFMLRRWLVADPDCRWCPAPDCGYAVIAFGCASCPKITCGREGCGTEFCYHCKQLWHPNQTCDAARQQRAQSLRLRPFRSSSLSYSQESGAAADDIKPCPRCAAYIIKMNDGSCNHMTCAVCGCEFCWLCMKEISDLHYLSPSGCTFWGKKPWSRKKKILWQLGTLVGAPVGIALIAGIAIPAMIIGIPVYVGRKIHNRYEGKDISKHKRNLVIAGGVTLSVIVSPVVAAVTVGIGVPIMLAYVYGVVPISLCRSGGCGVSAGNGKGVRIEFDEENEMNVGTGAAVTDSTSVAETRHNPSISEGSVGGLTGSLSASGSHMDRIGAMRDNLSENASTMALAGASITGSLSGSAMVNCFNRLEVQADVQKERCSLSGDSGTVSLGTISDNASTKAMAGSILNAYLPLDRDGNSMEVQADVESKHGKFRHHSGSSSMDDGSSGGHGASVCPSGCPHEGKCGSSHWAKEPSSTSSSSSGKKSKGKLRKKSGGTKINETREDMDAQLLEQRSTNSSELDSPSLSGSLPSVADSHSSHFSEFSCSDLEACRPPCYETHGRHPNTGGAVSPLPEVEHDRLENCPTSASLPQASVAHLTPDGAAERPLCYIAEENMSLIYSADLNAGAGASLSSPKERNNNLPQQTSPVRNACIQTEI, translated from the exons ATCAGGTCGAGATCCAACCTGGTAACACCAAACTGACCCGTGTGGCCCAATTTGAGCCGTGTGGCTCAAGGGAGCAGCTCGCATTGAGTTCATCACCATGTCTTAACACTTCACGCTCCCCTCTGAAAATCCTGTCCCCCcttccctctccctccccctcctcctcccctcccctccctgtAGAAGCTCCCCAGTCCTTTGGTAACCACAGTGCCTCCTCTGGAGCGATGAGTCTGCATCATCAGCAACAGGGGTCTGAGAGGGATCTACCCTCGGCCACCTCCTCCATCAGCTTGCCATCCGTACGGAAGACCCCTAAAAAGCATCGCCTCTCGCTGCGCTCGCTCTTCCGTCGCCGATGCGGGGACCCCAAATCCTGCAAATCACGGGCACTAGCTGCTGGAGTGGATGTCATCGCCAGTGTTGAGAGCGTGCATTCGGAAATGTGCCAGCAGCAGGATCATGCCTCTGCGCTTTCTGCACCTGGTGTGGCTTCCACCTCATCttcatcctcctcatcatcaGCCTCCACCTCTGAGCTGCTGGAGTGCCCGCTGTGCCTGCTACGCCTCACTCGAGACCGGTTCCCGGACATCATGACATGCCGCCACCGGTCCTGTGCTGACTGCCTTCGACAGTATCTGCGCATAGAGATATCTGAGAGCAGAGTCAACATCAGCTGCCCGGAGTGCTCGGAGCGATTCAACCCCCACGACATTTGCATGATACTCAACGACCGTGTGCTCATGGAGAAGTATGAGGAGTTCATGCTGCGCAGATGGCTGGTGGCTGACCCCGACTGCCGCTGGTGCCCTGCTCCTGACTGCGG GTATGCAGTCATTGCCTTCGGTTGTGCCAGCTGTCCTAAGATCACGTGTGGTCGTGAGGGCTGTGGTACTGAGTTCTGTTACCACTGTAAACAGCTGTGGCATCCCAACCAGACCTGTGATGCTGCCCGACAGCAGAGAGCCCAGAGCCTCAGACTGAGACCCTTCAGATCATCTTCACTCAGCTACAGTCAGGAGAGTGGAGCTGCAG CTGATGACATAAAGCCATGTCCCCGCTGTGCGGCCTACATCATAAAGATGAATGATGGGAGCTGTAATCACATGACCTGCGCCGTTTGTGGCTGTGAGTTTTGCTGGCTTTGTATGAAGGAGATCTCAGACCTGCACTACTTAAG TCCTTCAGGTTGCACATTCTGGGGTAAAAAGCCATGGAGTAGGAAGAAGAAGATCCTGTGGCAGTTGGGCACACTGGTGGGCGCTCCAGTTGGCATTGCACTGATTGCTGGCATCGCCATACCGGCAATGATCATCGGGATTCCTGTTTATGTGGGGAGAAAG ATTCATAATCGGTATGAGGGTAAGGACATTTCCAAGCACAAGAGGAACCTGGTGATAGCAGGTGGTGTGACACTGTCAGTGATAGTGTCTCCTGTGGTTGCTGCTGTCACTGTCG GGATTGGAGTACCCATCATGTTGGCATATGTCTACGGCGTTGTGCCAATCTCCCTGTGTCGCAGCGGGGGTTGCGGTGTGTCTGCTGGTAATGGCAAAGGTGTGCGCATCGAGTTTGATGAGGAGAACGAAATGAACGTGGGCACCGGAGCAGCTGTGACTG ACAGCACTTCAGTAGCAGAGACCAGGCATAACCCCAGCATCAGCGAGGGCAGCGTTGGTGGTCTAACGGGCAGCCTGAGTGCCAGTGGGAGCCACATGGATCGTATCGGAGCAATGAGAGACAACCTGAGTGAGAACGCCAGCACTATGGCTCTTGCCGGTGCCAGCATCACCGGCAGCCTGTCAGGAAGTGCCATGGTCAACTGCTTTAACAG GTTGGAGGTTCAAGCTGATGTACAGAAAGAGCGCTGCAGTTTGAGTGGGGATTCTGGCACTGTCAGTCTGGGGACAATCAGCGACAACGCTAGCACCAAAGCAATGGCTGGATCCATTCTCAATGCCTACTTGCCTCTGGACAG AGATGGGAACAGTATGGAGGTGCAGGCGGATGTGGAATCTAAACATGGGAAGTTCAGACACCACAGCGGTAGCAGCAGTATGGACGATGGCAGCAGTGGGGGTCACGGTGCCAGCGTATGCCCATCCGGCTGCCCCCACGAGGGCAAATGTGGCTCTTCCCACTGGGCTAAGGAGCCTTCCTccacctcttcctcctcctctggcAAGAAGAGCAAAGGTAAATTGCGCAAGAAGAGTGGAGGCACCAAGATCAACGAGACTCGTGAAGACATGGATGCCCAGCTGCTGGAGCAGCGCAGCACCAACTCCAGCGAGTTAGACTCACCATCTCTGAGTGGCAGCCTGCCCTCTGTAGCCGACTCGCACTCCAGCCACTTCTCTGAGTTCAGCTGCTCCGACCTGGAGGCCTGCAGACCCCCCTGCTACGAGACTCATGGTCGACATCCTAACACGGGCGGAGCGGTCAGCCCTCTCCCTGAAGTCGAGCACGACCGGTTGGAAAACTGTCCTACCTCTGCGAGTCTCCCCCAGGCTTCGGTAGCCCATCTCACCCCTGACGGAGCGGCTGAGCGCCCCCTTTGCTACATTGCGGAGGAGAACATGAGTTTAATCTATTCGGCTGATCTGAATGCTGGCGCGGGTGCGAGCTTGAGCTCGCCTAAAGAACGCAATAACAACCTCCCTCAGCAGACTAGCCCTGTGCGTAACGCCTGTATTCAAACAGAGATATAA